The following coding sequences lie in one Prionailurus viverrinus isolate Anna chromosome X, UM_Priviv_1.0, whole genome shotgun sequence genomic window:
- the LOC125156905 gene encoding LOW QUALITY PROTEIN: vomeronasal type-1 receptor 90-like (The sequence of the model RefSeq protein was modified relative to this genomic sequence to represent the inferred CDS: deleted 1 base in 1 codon) — protein MTIKIRQYLQVVIGISANSFLLLFHIFTHLLDRRPKPTNLIICHLAFVHMMKLFTVLLSTDLLETQNFLNDFKYKALFCMNRVTRCLSMNITCLLSILQAFIISTSTSWLVRFKHKCTKCVFRPFIVLWFLSLSLNSKCILYTAASSNMTQIHLLHVSKYCSVSPAHSIIRGRLLILTLPRDVFFIGATLLSSAYMVILLSRHQRQCQQLHSSSLSSRVSPERRATQTILLLVSFFVVVYWVDIIISSSATVLWRYDPVILDFQKLVSNVYATVIALVLICLDKRIKNVFQKCGKITINL, from the exons ATGACTATTAAAATACGACAATATCTACAAGTAGTCATAGGAATCTCAGCCAAcagcttcctccttctcttccacaTCTTCACACACCTTCTGGATCGCAGGCCTAAGCCCACCAACCTGATCATCTGTCACTTGGCATTTGTCCACATGATGAAACTCTTCACTGTGCTGTTGTCTACAGACCTGTTGGAAACACAAAACTTTCTGAACGATTTCAAATATAAGGCTTTATTTTGCATGAACAGAGTGACACGATGTCTGTCCATGAACATCACCTGCCTCCTGAGCATCCTCCAGGCCTTCATCATCAGCACCAGCACCTCCTGGTTGGTCAGGTTTAAACATAAATGCACAAAATGCGTCTTCCGTCCTTTTATTGTCTTATggtttcttagtttgtctctcaATAGTAAGTGCATCTTGTATACTGCTGCTTCTTCTAACATGACCCAGATCCATCTACTGCATGTCAGTAAATACTGCTCCGTTTCC CCCGCACACTCCATCATCAGGGGACGGCTTCTCATTTTGACATTACCCAGGGATGTTTTCTTTATAGGCGCCACGCTGCTCTCTAGTGCATATATGGTGATTCTCTTGTCCAGGCATCAGAGGCAGTGCCAGCAGCTACACAGCTCCAGCCTCTCCTCGAGGGTCTCCCCAGAGAGAAGGGCCACCCAGACTATCCTGTTGTTGGTGAGTTTCTTTGTAGTCGTGTACTGGGTGGACATCATTATCTCCTCCTCTGCAACTGTGTTATGGAGATATGACCCAGTAATCCTGGATTTCCAGAAGCTTGTATCCAATGTGTATGCCACTGTCATTGCATTGGTGTTAATTTGTTtggataaaaggataaaaaatgtgtttcaaaaatgtggaaaaattacGATCAATTTATAA